The Cyclobacteriaceae bacterium genome includes a region encoding these proteins:
- a CDS encoding DNA-3-methyladenine glycosylase 2 family protein: protein MSKIILRLPEEFSFESNFQFLRRSPKEVLHRVEENYVVKLLQVDKELLLFSVREGRGTLIIDFLNASPSAKARSVVKTYVHEWFDLATDLRPFYLLAKKDDLLKSIVKKHYGYRIVGQPDLFESLIWAVLGQQINLSFAYTLKQRFVETYGEHLEFGGQNYYIFPSAARIAELSPVELLPLQFSRQKANYVVGIAQAFAEGRVSRAKMTGLSLHEAKEELMKIKGIGNWTANYALMKTFRHPDAFPLEDAGVHNAIKNQLGLRSKPNLDRVRRIFKKYKGWEAYATLYLWKSLV, encoded by the coding sequence ATGAGTAAGATCATCCTTCGTCTTCCTGAGGAATTCAGCTTTGAAAGTAATTTCCAGTTTTTGCGCCGTTCCCCTAAAGAGGTTCTGCACCGGGTTGAGGAAAACTATGTTGTAAAACTTCTGCAGGTCGATAAGGAGTTGTTGCTCTTCTCAGTAAGAGAAGGTCGTGGAACGCTCATTATAGATTTTCTTAATGCTTCCCCATCGGCAAAGGCCAGGTCAGTAGTGAAGACTTATGTTCATGAATGGTTCGATCTCGCAACAGACCTTAGGCCGTTTTACCTCCTGGCAAAGAAAGATGACTTATTAAAGAGTATTGTAAAGAAACATTACGGTTATAGAATAGTAGGGCAACCCGATTTATTTGAATCTTTAATCTGGGCAGTACTGGGCCAACAGATCAATCTGTCATTTGCTTATACATTGAAGCAAAGATTTGTCGAGACTTATGGAGAGCATCTGGAATTTGGAGGTCAGAACTATTATATATTTCCTTCAGCCGCCAGGATTGCAGAACTATCACCTGTTGAATTGCTTCCTCTTCAGTTTTCCAGACAGAAGGCAAATTATGTTGTGGGAATTGCACAGGCCTTTGCTGAAGGCAGAGTTTCACGAGCGAAGATGACGGGATTGTCTCTCCATGAAGCAAAAGAAGAATTGATGAAGATAAAGGGCATTGGCAACTGGACAGCGAATTATGCCTTAATGAAAACATTCCGGCATCCTGATGCATTTCCGCTGGAGGATGCCGGCGTTCACAATGCGATTAAAAATCAATTGGGCCTTAGATCAAAACCCAATCTTGATCGCGTAAGAAGAATCTTTAAAAAATATAAAGGCTGGGAAGCGTATGCAACGCTTTATCTGTGGAAAAGCCTTGTCTAG
- a CDS encoding MBL fold metallo-hydrolase has protein sequence MKNTGFFCLLILCSFQISAQQNFDTLRIRPQKITENIYLLKGAGGNIGLLIGKEGTLMIDDQFAPLSNKINGAIKTIDPGEIRFLVNTHLHGDHSGGNENFKRMGVTIVAHDLVRDRMMKEQMNVRTNRATPPRDKDAWPAITFANQLNFHLNDEDIELVHFDNGHTDGDIFVHFKKANIWHTGDAFTRTGYPFVDTGSGGTFSGYISTLEKALAMMDDNSKVIPGHGDLGTKSDVKIFRDKLVDIRDQVLAALKKGKKVEDIPALGITDKYEAELGKGFVKGKDFVLLVAEQLKGELPVRGKK, from the coding sequence ATGAAAAACACAGGTTTTTTCTGCCTTCTGATTCTTTGCTCATTCCAGATATCTGCCCAGCAGAATTTTGATACTCTCAGAATCCGTCCACAAAAGATTACAGAGAATATTTACTTGTTGAAGGGAGCAGGCGGCAACATAGGATTGCTGATTGGAAAGGAAGGGACTTTGATGATTGATGATCAGTTTGCTCCACTTTCAAATAAGATCAACGGTGCAATTAAGACGATTGATCCAGGTGAGATACGGTTTCTGGTCAATACTCACCTTCATGGGGATCATTCCGGTGGAAATGAGAATTTCAAAAGGATGGGAGTAACGATCGTTGCGCATGACCTTGTCAGGGATAGGATGATGAAAGAACAAATGAATGTAAGGACCAATCGCGCGACCCCTCCGCGTGACAAAGATGCATGGCCTGCCATTACGTTTGCCAATCAATTGAATTTTCATTTGAATGATGAAGACATTGAGCTCGTTCACTTTGATAATGGACATACCGACGGCGACATATTTGTACATTTCAAAAAGGCAAACATCTGGCATACTGGTGATGCGTTTACACGCACGGGCTATCCCTTCGTTGATACAGGAAGTGGCGGAACTTTTTCAGGCTATATCAGTACTCTTGAGAAAGCACTTGCTATGATGGATGATAATTCGAAAGTTATTCCCGGTCATGGTGACCTGGGTACAAAATCCGATGTGAAGATTTTTCGCGACAAGCTTGTAGACATTCGCGATCAGGTGCTTGCTGCTTTGAAAAAGGGTAAAAAAGTAGAAGACATTCCTGCGTTAGGTATAACAGATAAGTATGAAGCGGAATTGGGGAAGGGTTTTGTAAAGGGTAAGGATTTTGTTTTGCTCGTAGCAGAGCAGTTGAAAGGTGAGCTGCCGGTAAGGGGCAAAAAATAG
- a CDS encoding HEAT repeat domain-containing protein yields the protein MEKEKIESMLIDYIDGTLNDTERSIIEAEIAKSEEVRKLYNQLRKVLGAIDLSGKLEPGLRLRNSFEKALEEEIAKEKPTKTIFFQPTFYRAAAAVVLILSGVAIGVVVSNNLQRENEMAVLRKQIEDNKQMMLGMMDNQQSASQRIQGVNVALKIDRADNDVVRALAKRMNEDPNTNVRMAALDALSKFHQEPLVRKILIESLGQQKDPVVQIALIQLMVRMKEKGAVKDLEKIIDDNKSMEAVKDEAYTGILKLS from the coding sequence ATGGAAAAGGAAAAAATAGAATCAATGCTGATCGATTATATCGATGGTACACTGAACGACACAGAGCGTTCGATCATCGAAGCAGAGATCGCAAAAAGTGAAGAAGTCCGCAAACTCTATAATCAGTTGCGTAAAGTCCTCGGTGCAATTGATCTCTCAGGAAAACTTGAACCAGGGTTGCGCTTGCGTAATTCATTCGAGAAGGCTCTTGAGGAAGAGATTGCCAAAGAGAAACCCACCAAGACAATCTTTTTCCAGCCAACATTTTATCGTGCGGCAGCTGCAGTAGTATTGATCTTGTCAGGAGTTGCCATTGGCGTAGTAGTGAGCAATAACCTGCAGCGCGAAAATGAAATGGCTGTGCTTAGAAAGCAGATTGAAGACAACAAGCAAATGATGCTTGGAATGATGGACAATCAGCAATCTGCCAGCCAGCGCATCCAGGGAGTGAACGTTGCATTGAAGATTGATCGGGCGGATAATGATGTTGTTCGTGCACTTGCAAAGCGAATGAATGAAGATCCAAATACGAATGTGAGAATGGCAGCACTGGATGCACTCAGCAAATTTCATCAGGAACCTTTGGTAAGGAAGATTCTGATTGAATCTCTGGGACAACAAAAGGATCCGGTCGTACAGATTGCACTCATTCAGCTCATGGTACGCATGAAGGAAAAGGGTGCCGTAAAAGATCTGGAAAAGATCATCGATGATAACAAGTCGATGGAAGCAGTGAAAGATGAGGCGTACACAGGAATTTTAAAACTTTCCTAA
- a CDS encoding PadR family transcriptional regulator encodes MKKYQLGEFEEIVMLTVGILHLEAYGVSIKKEIETRLSRKVSVGALQSALIRLEDKGYLKSREGDATEERAGRPKKYFQITALGKKAMEYSKSTRNELWDAIPKMALSLKIAG; translated from the coding sequence ATGAAAAAGTATCAGTTGGGAGAATTTGAAGAGATCGTCATGCTCACGGTGGGCATACTCCATCTTGAGGCTTATGGAGTTTCCATCAAAAAGGAAATTGAAACACGTCTTTCACGCAAAGTCAGTGTTGGTGCACTTCAATCTGCACTTATCCGTCTTGAAGACAAGGGCTATCTCAAATCCCGTGAAGGAGATGCAACAGAGGAACGTGCCGGAAGGCCGAAAAAATATTTTCAAATCACTGCGCTCGGAAAAAAAGCAATGGAGTACTCTAAAAGTACCCGTAATGAACTTTGGGATGCAATTCCTAAAATGGCATTGAGTCTTAAAATCGCCGGTTGA
- a CDS encoding sigma-70 family RNA polymerase sigma factor: MADEQIMDAVKNGDLQQATVLFERYHKRIFNFLARMTMDRALAEDLTQNVFLRMIKYRNSYREGNKFQSWIYQVARNVFSDHYQVNKNRRSDFIDVEKMSDIIIDPDEGAAQNERENILHRSMAMLNDEQRELLVLTRFQQMKYEEVAVIMETTVANIKVKIHRAIAKLREHYFELEKI; the protein is encoded by the coding sequence ATGGATGCCGTGAAAAACGGCGATCTTCAGCAGGCCACTGTGCTGTTTGAACGATATCACAAGCGGATTTTCAACTTTCTCGCCCGCATGACGATGGACCGGGCGCTGGCAGAAGACCTGACACAGAATGTGTTTCTGAGAATGATCAAATACCGGAACAGCTACCGGGAAGGAAACAAATTCCAGTCGTGGATCTACCAGGTGGCCAGAAATGTTTTCTCGGATCATTACCAGGTTAACAAAAACAGAAGATCAGATTTTATAGACGTTGAAAAAATGAGCGACATCATCATCGATCCGGACGAAGGAGCAGCACAGAATGAAAGGGAGAATATCCTTCACCGTTCCATGGCCATGCTCAATGATGAACAACGTGAATTACTGGTGCTGACACGATTTCAGCAAATGAAATATGAAGAGGTTGCAGTGATCATGGAAACAACAGTAGCAAACATTAAAGTGAAGATCCATCGTGCGATAGCAAAGTTGAGAGAACATTATTTCGAATTGGAAAAGATCTGA
- a CDS encoding adenylate kinase yields MINIVLFGPPGAGKGTQSDKLIQKYGFIHISTGDLFRWHMKNDSTLGKKVKEIINNGLLVPDEITIAMLKEELDKNPNSKGFLFDGFPRTVPQAEVLDKFMKENGTAIHHVIALEVTEAEVRGRIAKRRDTEHRADDEEDKLNKRISEYFGKTIHVLPFYKGLGRLNSVNGIGNIDDIFKSICKIIDA; encoded by the coding sequence ATGATCAACATCGTCCTCTTTGGTCCTCCCGGTGCCGGCAAAGGCACACAAAGTGACAAGCTTATACAGAAGTACGGTTTCATTCACATCTCTACCGGTGATCTTTTTCGCTGGCACATGAAAAATGATTCAACGCTTGGGAAAAAAGTAAAAGAGATCATCAACAATGGACTTCTTGTGCCGGATGAGATCACGATTGCAATGCTGAAAGAGGAACTTGATAAAAATCCAAACTCAAAAGGCTTCTTGTTTGATGGTTTCCCAAGAACAGTTCCTCAGGCAGAGGTTCTTGATAAATTCATGAAGGAAAATGGTACTGCCATCCATCATGTTATTGCTCTTGAAGTAACAGAAGCAGAGGTTCGTGGACGCATTGCCAAGAGAAGAGACACTGAGCATCGCGCAGACGACGAAGAGGATAAACTCAATAAGCGCATCAGTGAATATTTTGGAAAGACAATTCATGTACTTCCATTCTATAAAGGACTGGGTCGCCTGAATTCCGTGAATGGAATTGGAAACATTGACGATATCTTCAAGAGCATCTGCAAAATAATTGACGCTTAG
- a CDS encoding methylated-DNA--[protein]-cysteine S-methyltransferase, translating into MIVSTETNINYQRIEEAIRYLEQNFQRQPELDEVAEKVHLSSFHFQRIFTEWAGISPKKFLQYLTVDFLKTRIQSSKNIVEAAESAGLSSQSRVYDLFTTLEAVTPQEYKLHGSGISIQYGFHETPFGTSLIGTTDRGVCWLSFVNIGDDPKIELDKMKDHWNQSVFHQDQALTSKFTDQIFGSERSASQNKIHVFVKGTNFQIKVWEALLRLPMGSVTTYQNIAEKIKNPKAMQAVGSAVGSNHIAYLIPCHRVIRKDGILGEYRWSAPRKKSIIGWEMAKAS; encoded by the coding sequence ATGATCGTGTCAACCGAAACAAACATCAATTATCAGCGCATTGAAGAGGCCATCCGATATCTGGAGCAAAATTTCCAGCGTCAGCCGGAACTCGACGAAGTGGCAGAAAAAGTACACCTGAGCTCATTCCATTTTCAAAGAATTTTTACAGAATGGGCAGGCATTAGTCCCAAGAAATTTCTGCAATACTTAACCGTAGACTTTCTTAAAACCAGAATACAAAGTTCAAAGAACATTGTTGAAGCTGCAGAATCTGCCGGACTATCAAGTCAGTCGAGGGTATATGACCTCTTTACAACACTGGAAGCCGTCACTCCTCAGGAGTATAAATTGCATGGTTCAGGAATAAGTATTCAATATGGTTTTCATGAAACACCTTTTGGAACAAGCCTTATTGGAACAACAGACAGAGGTGTCTGCTGGCTATCCTTTGTTAATATAGGCGATGATCCAAAAATTGAGCTTGACAAAATGAAAGATCACTGGAATCAATCTGTGTTTCATCAGGATCAGGCATTAACATCTAAGTTTACAGATCAGATCTTTGGAAGCGAACGATCTGCTTCTCAAAATAAAATTCATGTCTTTGTAAAGGGGACGAATTTTCAGATCAAGGTATGGGAAGCCTTGCTGCGATTACCGATGGGAAGTGTTACCACATATCAAAACATTGCAGAGAAAATAAAAAATCCCAAAGCAATGCAAGCGGTGGGCTCCGCGGTAGGATCTAATCATATTGCCTATCTGATCCCATGTCACCGTGTGATTCGCAAGGATGGTATACTTGGAGAATACCGATGGAGCGCTCCAAGGAAGAAAAGCATCATCGGTTGGGAGATGGCGAAAGCTTCTTAG
- a CDS encoding 2OG-Fe(II) oxygenase translates to MKKIDALAWKETLHSLNEKGYAIIPTLFSNDDCEKLSDLYFRDNLYRSTINMQRYRFGKGEYKYFSYPLPEVIQCIRETLYPPLANLANEWMRHLGIEENFPLDHKTLIELCQSKSQLRPTPLILRYETGGFNTLHQDLYGDVYFPFQVVFALSQSGKDFEGGEFVLVEQLPRAQSKAQVINLQKGDAMIFTTNFRPVMGTRGYYRAKIKHGISQLTSGVRFALGIIFHDAR, encoded by the coding sequence ATGAAAAAAATTGACGCTTTAGCCTGGAAAGAAACACTGCACTCTCTCAACGAAAAAGGATATGCCATCATTCCAACCTTATTTTCAAACGATGATTGCGAAAAATTATCCGATTTATATTTCAGAGATAATTTGTATCGCAGCACCATCAACATGCAGCGTTATCGCTTTGGGAAAGGTGAGTATAAGTATTTCAGCTATCCCCTGCCAGAAGTCATACAATGCATAAGAGAAACTTTATATCCCCCACTGGCAAACCTTGCAAATGAGTGGATGCGTCATTTGGGGATTGAGGAAAATTTTCCATTGGATCACAAAACATTGATAGAGCTTTGCCAAAGCAAGAGTCAGCTAAGGCCCACACCATTAATACTGAGATATGAGACTGGCGGATTCAATACTCTTCACCAGGATTTGTATGGAGATGTTTACTTTCCTTTTCAGGTAGTATTTGCATTGAGTCAATCCGGTAAGGATTTTGAAGGAGGTGAATTTGTACTGGTGGAGCAATTACCCCGTGCGCAGTCAAAAGCTCAGGTTATCAATCTTCAGAAGGGTGATGCCATGATCTTTACAACTAATTTCAGACCTGTGATGGGAACAAGAGGTTATTACAGGGCAAAAATAAAACACGGGATCAGTCAATTGACATCCGGAGTAAGATTTGCGCTTGGGATTATTTTTCATGATGCCAGATGA
- a CDS encoding DUF4097 family beta strand repeat protein encodes MKKNIITLAFAMAITTILSAQEYKLAKSTGRLEIKEVNNVTIEGYNGNEIIFTSADRSRDGDDRAKGLRAVSSMGLEDNTGIGISVVDKGTVIQVAQLKKMDGPKVRIQVPKGVTVFFSHTSPHGSTVRFKNVEGEIEVSTVHNNVELENVTGPMDIKTVHGNIEADLNTNLKGPVSIKSVHGHVDVTIPLATKAAMNLSTTWGEIFIDPAIKLDIEPKSDYVKYGSNNVNGKTNGGGIEFTLSSTHDNIYLRKK; translated from the coding sequence ATGAAAAAAAATATAATAACACTCGCATTTGCTATGGCCATCACTACGATACTAAGTGCTCAGGAGTATAAGTTGGCTAAAAGCACCGGACGTCTGGAGATCAAAGAAGTCAATAACGTAACGATCGAAGGATACAATGGAAATGAGATCATCTTTACTTCTGCTGATAGAAGTCGCGATGGCGATGATCGTGCAAAAGGTTTACGCGCTGTGAGCAGCATGGGTCTTGAAGACAATACCGGCATTGGCATCTCAGTAGTTGATAAAGGCACCGTTATTCAGGTTGCTCAATTGAAAAAAATGGATGGGCCGAAAGTCAGAATACAGGTACCGAAAGGAGTGACGGTTTTTTTCAGCCACACTTCTCCCCATGGAAGCACGGTGAGGTTTAAAAATGTTGAAGGAGAAATTGAGGTGTCCACAGTTCACAACAATGTTGAACTTGAAAATGTAACAGGACCAATGGATATTAAAACGGTTCATGGAAACATTGAGGCGGATCTTAATACAAATCTGAAGGGCCCTGTATCCATCAAATCGGTACACGGTCATGTTGATGTGACGATACCACTGGCTACAAAAGCAGCCATGAATTTGAGCACAACCTGGGGTGAAATTTTTATAGACCCTGCTATCAAGCTTGACATCGAACCGAAAAGTGATTATGTGAAGTATGGTTCAAACAATGTGAATGGCAAGACCAATGGTGGAGGAATAGAATTCACACTCTCCTCAACACATGACAACATCTACCTGAGAAAGAAATAA
- a CDS encoding metal-binding protein — translation MITHKDLQDKELALLIKRGEITLAGNRKLKIYGKFSCSSGKRMKKENRVFFKDEKESIANGFRPCKNCMK, via the coding sequence ATGATAACGCATAAAGATCTTCAAGACAAGGAGCTTGCACTCTTAATAAAGAGAGGTGAAATAACTTTAGCCGGGAATCGTAAACTAAAGATCTATGGAAAGTTCAGCTGTAGTTCCGGCAAACGGATGAAGAAAGAGAATCGGGTATTCTTTAAAGATGAAAAAGAATCAATTGCCAATGGTTTTCGGCCTTGTAAAAATTGCATGAAGTAA
- the hpt gene encoding hypoxanthine phosphoribosyltransferase: protein MKIKDLEFKKFISSDKIEKKVASLARQINKDYKDRSPVFLPVLNGSFMFTSDLMKEITLSCRISFVKISSYAGTNSTGQLKTLIGHDESLFGLDILIIEDIVDTGLTLQKIMEDLKERGAKSVEAISLFRKKSARDKNIEVKYVGFELEEEFILGYGLDYDGLGRNYQDIYQAIIEVK, encoded by the coding sequence ATGAAGATCAAAGACCTGGAATTCAAGAAGTTTATCTCCTCTGACAAAATAGAAAAGAAGGTGGCCAGCCTTGCTCGCCAGATAAATAAGGACTACAAAGACAGATCTCCTGTCTTTCTGCCGGTTCTTAACGGATCATTCATGTTCACCTCAGATCTGATGAAAGAAATCACTCTTTCCTGCAGAATCTCTTTTGTAAAGATTTCTTCCTACGCAGGCACCAACAGCACAGGACAATTAAAAACTCTTATCGGTCATGATGAAAGTCTCTTTGGTTTAGACATTCTTATCATTGAGGATATTGTTGATACCGGATTGACGCTTCAGAAAATAATGGAGGATTTGAAAGAGCGGGGTGCCAAATCTGTTGAGGCAATTTCATTGTTCCGTAAGAAAAGTGCCCGTGATAAAAATATTGAAGTCAAGTACGTCGGCTTCGAGCTCGAAGAAGAGTTTATCCTTGGGTACGGCCTCGATTATGACGGACTAGGTCGCAACTATCAAGACATTTATCAGGCCATCATAGAAGTAAAATAG
- a CDS encoding M20/M25/M40 family metallo-hydrolase has translation MKLLQQLCSIPGTSGHEAAIKDFLLRYIQKEKKSWKLKPEIFHGDGFQDCIVLKFGKPKTAIFAHMDTVGFTVRYFNQLVSVGSPDADKGAILVGHDRQGPVECELEIDKDQHALYKFGRVIERGTPLSYKIDFRESKDYIQTAYLDDRLGIYVALKVAETLKDGVIVFSCWEEHGGGTVPFLAKFIYEKWGVKQALISDITWVTDGVAHGKGVAISLRDRNIPRREFIDRVIKVAEKNKIPYQLEVEGGGSSDGGELQRTPYPFDWCFVGAPEKDPHTPNEKVHKKDIESMIKLYEKAMKEL, from the coding sequence ATGAAACTTCTCCAACAACTCTGTTCTATTCCCGGAACCTCCGGACACGAAGCAGCAATAAAAGATTTTTTACTCCGCTATATTCAAAAAGAAAAAAAATCCTGGAAATTAAAGCCTGAGATTTTTCATGGAGATGGATTCCAGGATTGTATTGTTCTAAAGTTCGGAAAACCCAAGACCGCCATCTTCGCACATATGGATACAGTTGGATTCACCGTGCGCTACTTTAACCAACTGGTTTCAGTGGGGAGCCCTGATGCTGATAAAGGAGCAATATTGGTGGGGCATGATCGGCAGGGTCCTGTAGAGTGCGAGCTGGAGATTGATAAAGATCAGCATGCGCTGTACAAGTTCGGACGTGTCATTGAACGCGGCACTCCTCTCTCCTACAAAATTGATTTCAGGGAATCAAAGGATTATATCCAGACAGCATATCTCGATGACCGTCTGGGGATCTATGTTGCACTGAAAGTTGCAGAAACATTAAAAGATGGTGTGATCGTATTCAGCTGCTGGGAAGAACATGGTGGAGGAACAGTGCCTTTCCTCGCCAAATTTATTTATGAAAAGTGGGGCGTTAAACAAGCGCTCATCTCCGATATCACATGGGTTACAGATGGCGTAGCTCATGGAAAGGGAGTTGCTATTTCCCTGCGTGACAGAAATATTCCCCGACGTGAATTCATCGACCGTGTTATTAAGGTCGCGGAGAAAAATAAAATTCCTTATCAATTGGAAGTAGAAGGTGGTGGTTCCAGTGATGGAGGTGAACTTCAACGTACACCTTATCCTTTTGACTGGTGTTTTGTCGGAGCTCCGGAAAAAGATCCACATACTCCGAATGAAAAAGTTCACAAAAAGGACATAGAGTCAATGATCAAATTGTATGAGAAGGCAATGAAAGAACTTTGA
- the obgE gene encoding GTPase ObgE produces MSNPNFIDYVKFRSKSGNGGAGCLHFHREKFIDKGGPDGGDGGHGGHVILRGSSNLWTLLHLKFRKHVNAENGAAGEGRDSTGKDGKDEIIEVPLGTIARRADDNEFLCEINADGQEVILTPGGRGGKGNAWFKTSTQQAPQYAQPGEAGKEEWVILELKLLADVGLVGFPNAGKSTLLSVVSAAKPKIADYAFTTLTPNLGVVSYREGLSFVMADIPGLIEGASEGRGLGIRFLRHVERNSLLLFLVAADSADIKKEYDILLNELKQYNPELLDKKRLLAVSKSDLLDDELKAAIRKEMPKDLPFTFISSITNQGITELKNLIWKELH; encoded by the coding sequence ATGTCTAACCCGAATTTCATCGACTATGTAAAATTCCGTTCCAAATCAGGGAATGGTGGCGCCGGCTGTCTGCATTTTCATCGTGAAAAATTTATTGATAAAGGCGGACCTGACGGTGGCGACGGCGGTCATGGTGGTCATGTTATATTAAGAGGCAGTTCCAATCTCTGGACACTTCTTCATTTAAAATTCAGAAAGCATGTTAACGCTGAGAATGGCGCTGCAGGTGAAGGACGTGATTCTACCGGCAAAGACGGCAAGGATGAAATCATTGAAGTTCCATTAGGTACTATTGCCCGCCGGGCGGATGACAACGAGTTTCTGTGTGAAATTAATGCCGATGGACAGGAAGTAATTCTCACTCCTGGTGGTCGCGGTGGAAAAGGAAATGCATGGTTTAAAACTTCAACGCAACAAGCTCCTCAGTATGCTCAGCCTGGAGAAGCAGGCAAAGAAGAATGGGTTATTCTCGAACTTAAGTTACTGGCAGATGTTGGATTGGTTGGATTCCCAAATGCTGGCAAGTCAACATTACTCTCTGTTGTCTCTGCAGCAAAACCAAAGATTGCCGATTATGCTTTCACCACTTTAACTCCTAATCTGGGTGTAGTCTCCTACCGTGAAGGATTGTCATTCGTAATGGCTGATATTCCGGGATTAATTGAGGGAGCTTCGGAAGGTCGAGGACTTGGTATAAGATTCCTGAGGCACGTGGAGCGAAATTCTCTTCTCTTATTTTTAGTAGCGGCCGATTCAGCTGATATTAAAAAAGAGTATGATATTCTTCTGAATGAATTGAAGCAATACAATCCTGAATTGCTTGATAAGAAAAGGCTTCTTGCTGTTTCGAAATCTGATTTGCTCGATGATGAATTGAAAGCAGCCATCCGAAAAGAAATGCCGAAGGATCTTCCATTCACCTTTATCTCTTCCATAACCAATCAGGGCATTACAGAGTTGAAGAACCTGATCTGGAAAGAATTGCACTAA